In Gemmatimonadota bacterium, one DNA window encodes the following:
- a CDS encoding formylglycine-generating enzyme family protein — MWRKFVVLAVVVGFSMVYSAYSQPSFPMPDMVVIPAGSFQMGCVSGIDCYDDEKPVREVKIDSFALSKYEVTFEKYDAFTDATGRERANDEGWGRGRRPVINVSWYDAIAYTEWLSDQTGKTYRLPSESEWEYAARAGTGTAYSWGDSIDYDRANCDGCVSAWDGEKTAPVGSFEANAWGVYDMHGNVSEWVQDCWRPSYRGVPTDGSAGVRGDCNRRTMRGGSWANKPRILRSATRLTYSSGARYNFYGFRVARSF; from the coding sequence ATGTGGCGTAAATTTGTTGTACTGGCCGTTGTGGTGGGTTTCTCGATGGTGTATTCAGCATATTCGCAACCGAGTTTTCCAATGCCTGATATGGTGGTGATACCAGCGGGCAGTTTTCAGATGGGCTGCGTGTCGGGCATAGACTGTTACGACGATGAGAAGCCTGTGCGTGAAGTGAAGATAGACTCGTTTGCCCTATCGAAGTATGAGGTGACGTTTGAGAAGTACGACGCTTTCACGGATGCGACGGGACGCGAGCGGGCAAACGATGAAGGTTGGGGACGCGGTCGGCGTCCTGTGATTAATGTTTCGTGGTATGACGCGATAGCGTACACAGAATGGCTATCGGATCAGACGGGGAAAACCTATCGCTTGCCGAGCGAGTCGGAGTGGGAGTATGCTGCGCGAGCAGGAACGGGGACTGCGTATAGCTGGGGGGATAGCATAGATTACGACCGTGCCAATTGCGACGGTTGCGTTAGTGCATGGGATGGTGAGAAGACAGCACCAGTGGGATCTTTTGAGGCGAATGCTTGGGGTGTGTACGATATGCACGGGAATGTGAGTGAGTGGGTACAGGACTGTTGGAGACCCAGCTACAGGGGCGTGCCAACAGACGGTTCTGCGGGGGTACGTGGAGACTGCAATAGGCGCACGATGCGTGGTGGATCGTGGGCCAACAAGCCGAGGATCTTGCGCTCGGCGACTCGCCTTACATATTCCTCCGGGGCTCGGTACAACTTCTACGGTTTTCGTGTCGCCAGGTCTTTTTAG